The genome window GCTCCCGGCTCCCTGGCCCTCGCTCCGGGCACCTCGCACCGGTCACGGGGCCGCGGCGAAGGTCGCGAATGACTCATTCGGGACCGCGGAGGTCCCGAATGAGTCATTCGCGACCTGGGGCCGCTCGCCTGGGGGCCGCTCGACCTGGGCCGCCGGGTCTGGGGTCGCCCGACCTGGGTGGAGCCGCCCGCGGGGCTCGGCGCGGCTCAAGAGCCCGCCGCGCGGCCGCGACCTGGGCCGCTTGACCTGGGGCCGCCCGATCTGCGAGCGCCCGACCTGTGCGGACCCGTCCGTCCACCCGGCGTGGCCCCGGAAGCACCCCAAGCGGCCGTTCGGCCGCACCCCAACCCCACCCATCCCGCACCCGCCGCCCAACGTGCGGTCTCAGCGGACGCCACCCTTCCGGCCGAGATGTACGCCTTCGGCGCTAAACGCCGTTTCCTCACCGCTCCAAGTAACCGCCAGGCTAAGCCAAACGAGTGAAACCCCCACTATCGGGTAGAGCTGTTCAGGAGTGTTCAGCGAGCCGCCGTTCGCCGCGCGCGCAGAAGTGACGTCCGTGGCCGACGTGTCCTTCTGACTCGATTCTTTACATCCAGGTTTCCGGCTGGCTACCGTCTGCGCCTGGAAGCGCTCCCAGATCGCTGGCTCCCTACGGACAAAGGAGTTCCGCAGCCATGCGTTCCTCTCCCCGATGGCGCCGATGGCGCCGAACGCGCCGGTCGCGTGGCCTGGCCCTGGCCACGGCCACGCTCGCGGCCGCCGCCTCGCTGGTCGCCCCACCTCCGGCGCTCGGCGCCGATGTCGCCTGTTCCGTCACCTACACCACCAACGACTGGGACACCGGGTTCACCGCCAACGTCTCGCTGCGCAACGACGGCTCGCCGCTCGACAGCTGGAAGGTCGGCTGGACCTTCCTCGACGGCCAGCGGGTCCAGCAGGGCTGGAGCGCCACCTTCGCCCAGTCCGGCGCCGCGGTCACCGCGACGAACCTCTCCTACAACGGCCACCTCGGCACCGGGGCGAGCACCAGCTTCGGCTTCAACGGCTCGAAGGGCTCCGCCAACCGGCCGCCCACCGACTTTTCCGTCAACGGCACCGCGTGCACCGGCGCCAACAAGGCGCCCACCGTCACCCTGACCTCGCCCACCGCGAGCGGCACCTACTACGCCCCCGCGACGATCCCGCTCGCCGCGACTGCCGCGGACAGTGACGGGACCGTGAGCAAGGTCGAGTTCTACGCCGGCGACACCCTGCTGGCCACCGACACGGCCGCGCCGTTCGAAGGCAGCTGGGGCAACGTCCCGGCCGGGACCTACTCGATCACGGCGAAGGCCTACGACAACAAGAACGCCTCGACCACGTCGAGCCCGGTGAGCGTGAAGGTCCTCTCCGGCCCCACGATCGTCGCCACCCCGGCGACCGCGCAGGTCAAGCAGGGCGGGACGACGACGTTCGCGGTCAGCCTCGCCGGCGCGCCCACCGGCTCGGTGACCGTCGGCGTCGCCCGGACCGCGGGCAGCACCGACCTCACCGCGAGCCCCGCGAGCCTCACCTTCACGACGGCGAACTGGAACACCCCGCAGAACGTCACCGTGACGAGTGCCGACAACGGGGGAGCGCTGGGCAGCGCGACCTTCACCGCGAGCAGCAGCGGCTACACCGCGGCCACCGTGGCGGTCAACGAAATCTCGTCGTCCACTTCGGACTACCAGCTCGCGTTCCTGACCCAGTACAACAAGATCAAGGATCCGAACAACGGCTACTTCCGCAAGTTCGGCTCCATCCTGGTGCCCTACCACTCGATCGAGACGCTGATCGTCGAGGCACCGGACCACGGCCACGAGACGACGTCGGAGGCGTTCAGCTACTACCTGTGGCTGGAAGCGTCCTACGGCCGGATCACCGGTGACTGGTCGCCGTTCAACCAGGCGTGGACGTCGATCGAGACCTACGCGATCCCGTCGGCGGCCGACCAGCCCGGCAACTCCGGCTACAACGCGAGCAAGCCGGCGACCTACGCGGCCGAGTACCCGAGCCCGAAGCAGTACCCGTCGCAGCTGCAGTCCGGCGTGTCCGTCGGCGCCGACCCGATCGCGGCGGAACTGAAGGCCGCCTACGGCTCGGCGGACGTCTACGGCATGCACTGGCTGCTCGACGTCGACAACATCTACAAGTTCGGCCACTGCGAGGACGGCACGAACACCGCGCCGGCGTTCATCAACACCTTCCAGCGCGGCTCGCAGGAATCGGTGTGGGAGACCGTCACCCAGCCCAGCTGCGACATCCTGCAGTTCGGCGGCAAGAACGGGTACCTCGACCTGTTCACCGGCGACTCGTCGTACGCGAAGCAGTGGAAGTACACCAACGCGCCCGACGCGGACGCCCGCGCCGTGCAGGTGGCCTTCCAGGCCGAGAAGTGGGCGGCGGCGCAGGGCAAGAGCGCCGACGTCTCGGCGGTCGTGAAGAAGGCGTCGAAGATGGGCGACTACCTCCGGTACTCGCTGTTCGACAAGTACTTCAAGAAGATCGGCAACTGCGTCGGCGCCTCTAGCTGCGCGGCCGGCACCGGCAAGGACAGCGAGCACTACCTCGTTTCCTGGTACTACGCCTGGGGTGGGTCGATGGACCCGTCCAGCGCGTGGGCGTGGCGCATCGGCGACGGGGCGGCCCACCAGGGCTACCAGAACCCCCTGGCCGCGTACGCGCTTTCGGCCGACCCGGGCCTGAAGGTCACCTCGGCCACCGGCGCGCAGGACTGGGCGACCAGTCTGGGCCGTCAGCTCGAGTTCCTGCAGTGGCTGCAGTCGTCCGAAGGCGGGCTCGCCGGCGGCGCGACCAACAGCTGGGACGGCCAGTACGGCACTCCGCCGTCCGGCACGCCCACGTTCTACGGGATGTTCTACGACCAGCAGCCGGTCTGGCACGACCCGCCGAGCAACCAGTGGTTCGGCTTCCAGACCTGGGGCATGGAGCGGATCGCCGAGTACTACCAGGCGACCGGCGACGCCCGGGCGAAGAAGATCCTCGACAAGTGGGTCCCGTGGGCGATCGCGAACACCACGGTCGGCTCGGGCGGCAGCTTCCAGATCCCGGCCGACCTCACCTGGAGCGGCGCGCCGGACACCTGGAACGCCACCAGTCCGGGCTCGAACACGAGCCTGCACGTCACGGTGAAGAACTACAGCAACGATGTCGGGGTCGCGGCCTCGCTGGCCAAGACGCTGCTCTACTACGCGTCCGGGTCGAGCAACGCCCAGGCCAAGACGGTCGGGGAGCAGCTGCTGACGGCGCTGTCCGCGAACACCGACACCAAGGGCATCGCGGTGCCGGAGACGCGGTCGGACTACAACCGGTTCGACGACGCCTACAACGCCACCACGGACCAGGGGCTGTACGTGCCCCCGGGCTGGACGGGCACGATGCCGAACGGCGACCCGATCTCCTCGAGCTCGACGTTCACCTCGATCCGTTCCTTCTACAAGAGCGATCCACAGTGGCCGAAGGTGCAGTCCTACTTGGACGGTGGCGCCGCGCCGACGTTCACCTACCACCGGTTCTGGGCGCAGTCGGAGATCGCCACGGCGTTCGCCGCCCACGTCGCCCTGTTCGGCTGAAAGGCACTCGATGAAGCGACTGCTCTCGTTGGTGGTCGCCGCACTGGTCGGGGGCGCCGTTCTCACGGCGTCCCCGGCCACCGCGGCCTCCGCTGCTGCATCCGGCACCGGCACCGGGTTCTGGCACGCGTCCGGCTCCCAGCTGGTCGACGCCACCGGCGCGCCGGTCCGGATGACCGGTGTCAACTGGTTCGGCGCCGAGACCGGCAACTACTCGCCGCACGGGCTGTGGAGCCGCAACTACAAGGACATGCTCGACCAGATGGCGGGCCTCGGCTACAACACGCTGCGGCTGCCGTACTCGAACCAGCTCTTCGACTCCGGCGTCAAGCCCAACAGCATCGACGCCGTCCAGAACCCGGACCTGCAAGGGCTTTCCGGCCTCCAGGTGCTCGACAAGATCATCGCGTACGCCGGTGTGAAGGGCATGCGCGTGATCCTCGACCAGCACCGGCCGGACTCCGGCGCGCAGTCCGCGCTCTGGTACACCAGCGCGTACCCCGAAAGCCGGTGGCTGTCCGACTGGACGATGCTCGCCCAGCACTACAAGGGCAACACCACGGTGATCGGCGCCGACCTGCACAACGAGCCGCACTCGATCCAGGGTGGCGGTGGCGCGTGCTGGGGTTGCGGCGACACCGCGACCGACTGGCGCTTGGCCGCCGAACGCGGCGGGAACGCCGTCCTGGAGGCCAACCCGGACTGGCTGGTCATCGTCGAGGGCGTCGACTGCGTCAGCGGCACCGGCGACCCGCAGTGCGGCTGGTGGGGTGGCAACCTTTCCGGGGCGAAGACGTTCCCGGTGCGACTGTCCAAACCGGACAAGCTGGTCTACTCGGCGCACGAGTACGCCACTTCGGTGTTCGCGCAGCCGTGGTTCTCCGACCCGTCGTTCCCGGCGAACCTGCCCGCGTTGTGGGACCACTTCTTCGGCTACCTGCAGAAGCAGAACATCGCGCCGGTGCTGCTCGGCGAATTCGGCAGCACGCTCGCCGACCCGCGCGACAAGACCTGGCTGCAGGAGCTGATGAAGTACGCCGGCACCGGGACCACCGGGATGAGCTTCACGTACTGGTCGTGGAACCCGAACTCGGGGGACACCGGCGGCATCCTCAACGACGACTGGACCACCGTCAACCAGGCCAAGCAGGCGATCCTGCAGCCGTACCTGATCCCGCCGGTGGGCTCGGGCGGCGGGACGACCGATCCGCCGCCCGCGATCTCGTGCGCCGTCACCTACCACGTCGACAACACGTGGCAGGGCGGGTTCGTCGCGTCCGTGACGCTCAAGAACACCGGCAGCTCGCCGCTCAAGAGCTGGGCGCTCGGCTGGACCGTGCCCGCGGGCACGCAGATCACCGGCGGCTGGGGCGCGACCGTCACCCAGTCCGGGCAGCAGGCGATGGCCAAGGCGCCGACGTGGGCGCCCGACCTGGCCGGCGGCGCTTCGGCGTCGATCGGCTTCCAAGCGACCGGCGCCTCGACCGGTTCCCCGACCGGCTTCGCCGTCGGTGCCACACCCTGCAGCGCCTGACCCGACAACACGAAGGAGCACACTCGATGAAGAGTGAATTCTGGTCCCCGAAGAGGAAGGTGCGGCTCGCCGCGGCTTCCTCGGTGACGGCCGCCGCGGTCGTCGCGGGGCTCTTGGTGGCCGGCGGCAGCCCGGCGACCGCCGCCACGGGCTGCAAGGTCACCTACACCGTCAACCAGTGGGACACCGGCTTCACCGCGAACCTCGCCGTGACCAACCTCGGCGACGCGGTGTCGAGCTGGGACGTCCAGTGGGACTTCGCCGGCAACCAGCAGGTGCAGCAGGGCTGGAGCGCGACGTTCAGCCAGTCCGGCAAGCACGTGAGCGCGAAGAACCCGTCGTGGGGCGGGAACCTGGGGTCGAACGCGACGGCGAGCTTCGGCTTCAACGGCTCGTACTCCGGCACCAACGCCGTTCCGACGTCGTTCTCGCTCAACGGCACGGTCTGCACCGGCAGCACCGGTGGGCCGACCACCACGCCGACGACGCCGACCACCCCGACGACACCCACCACCCCGACGACGCCCACGACCGTGACCACCACGCCGCAACCGGGGACCCACGTGGACAACCCGTACGCGGGCGCGAAGGGGTACGTGAACCCGGACTGGTCGGCCTCGGTGACCGCCGCGGCCGCGGCCAAGGGCGGCACGCTCGGCGCGCA of Amycolatopsis solani contains these proteins:
- a CDS encoding glycoside hydrolase family 48 protein, which gives rise to MRSSPRWRRWRRTRRSRGLALATATLAAAASLVAPPPALGADVACSVTYTTNDWDTGFTANVSLRNDGSPLDSWKVGWTFLDGQRVQQGWSATFAQSGAAVTATNLSYNGHLGTGASTSFGFNGSKGSANRPPTDFSVNGTACTGANKAPTVTLTSPTASGTYYAPATIPLAATAADSDGTVSKVEFYAGDTLLATDTAAPFEGSWGNVPAGTYSITAKAYDNKNASTTSSPVSVKVLSGPTIVATPATAQVKQGGTTTFAVSLAGAPTGSVTVGVARTAGSTDLTASPASLTFTTANWNTPQNVTVTSADNGGALGSATFTASSSGYTAATVAVNEISSSTSDYQLAFLTQYNKIKDPNNGYFRKFGSILVPYHSIETLIVEAPDHGHETTSEAFSYYLWLEASYGRITGDWSPFNQAWTSIETYAIPSAADQPGNSGYNASKPATYAAEYPSPKQYPSQLQSGVSVGADPIAAELKAAYGSADVYGMHWLLDVDNIYKFGHCEDGTNTAPAFINTFQRGSQESVWETVTQPSCDILQFGGKNGYLDLFTGDSSYAKQWKYTNAPDADARAVQVAFQAEKWAAAQGKSADVSAVVKKASKMGDYLRYSLFDKYFKKIGNCVGASSCAAGTGKDSEHYLVSWYYAWGGSMDPSSAWAWRIGDGAAHQGYQNPLAAYALSADPGLKVTSATGAQDWATSLGRQLEFLQWLQSSEGGLAGGATNSWDGQYGTPPSGTPTFYGMFYDQQPVWHDPPSNQWFGFQTWGMERIAEYYQATGDARAKKILDKWVPWAIANTTVGSGGSFQIPADLTWSGAPDTWNATSPGSNTSLHVTVKNYSNDVGVAASLAKTLLYYASGSSNAQAKTVGEQLLTALSANTDTKGIAVPETRSDYNRFDDAYNATTDQGLYVPPGWTGTMPNGDPISSSSTFTSIRSFYKSDPQWPKVQSYLDGGAAPTFTYHRFWAQSEIATAFAAHVALFG
- a CDS encoding cellulase family glycosylhydrolase; the encoded protein is MKRLLSLVVAALVGGAVLTASPATAASAAASGTGTGFWHASGSQLVDATGAPVRMTGVNWFGAETGNYSPHGLWSRNYKDMLDQMAGLGYNTLRLPYSNQLFDSGVKPNSIDAVQNPDLQGLSGLQVLDKIIAYAGVKGMRVILDQHRPDSGAQSALWYTSAYPESRWLSDWTMLAQHYKGNTTVIGADLHNEPHSIQGGGGACWGCGDTATDWRLAAERGGNAVLEANPDWLVIVEGVDCVSGTGDPQCGWWGGNLSGAKTFPVRLSKPDKLVYSAHEYATSVFAQPWFSDPSFPANLPALWDHFFGYLQKQNIAPVLLGEFGSTLADPRDKTWLQELMKYAGTGTTGMSFTYWSWNPNSGDTGGILNDDWTTVNQAKQAILQPYLIPPVGSGGGTTDPPPAISCAVTYHVDNTWQGGFVASVTLKNTGSSPLKSWALGWTVPAGTQITGGWGATVTQSGQQAMAKAPTWAPDLAGGASASIGFQATGASTGSPTGFAVGATPCSA